A stretch of Bos taurus isolate L1 Dominette 01449 registration number 42190680 breed Hereford chromosome 5, ARS-UCD2.0, whole genome shotgun sequence DNA encodes these proteins:
- the LOC100336013 gene encoding testis-specific Y-encoded-like protein 1, whose translation MSSPDGGERTPLLETHSLATSDCAAGAPDPSRCLKTEASQVMAETGEGYFEAVTLPPPQLPEEEDAPPAAPPDPGCASTFQIRAGGDGGYVAPEARLEPAPPTEGLEMASGSLATDNSLGNGRQPGEPLGLSQEKPLETCGAENLGSDLMAEAKAEEVKTQDGPVFSVAVDEEVVGKEGAKEEEAMEQGMEVEERPVGEEIEIVENRVVEEAGHRPLRMDLHMNPLEAIQLELDTVNAQADRAFQQLEHKFGWMHRHYLERRNYIIQNIPGFWVTAFRNHPQLSPMIRGQDAEMLRYITNLEVKELRHPRTGCKFKFFFRRNPYFRNQLIVKEYEVRASGRVVSLSTPIIWRRGHEPQSFIRRNQEVVCNFFTWFSDHSLPESDRIAEIIKEDLWPDPLQYYLLREGVRRARRRPVREPVEIPRPFGFQSG comes from the coding sequence ATGAGCAGCCCAGACGGGGGCGAGAGGACCCCTCTCCTTGAAACCCACAGCCTCGCCACATCCGACTGTGCCGCCGGAGCACCGGACCCTTCCCGGTGCCTGAAAACAGAGGCGTCACAGGTGATGGCAGAGACGGGTGAGGGGTATTTCGAGGCCGTCACGCTCCCACCACCCCAGCTTCCAGAGGAGGAAGACGCACCCCCAGCTGCTCCCCCAGATCCAGGCTGTGCCAGTACATTCCAGATCCGAGCAGGCGGGGATGGCGGTTACGTAGCGCCCGAAGCGAGGCTAGAGCCGGCTCCACCTACGGAGGGTCTGGAAATGGCGTCTGGGTCCCTGGCAACGGACAACAGCCTGGGAAATGGCCGTCAGCCCGGAGAGCCGCTGGGCTTGAGTCAGGAGAAGCCGCTAGAAACTTGTGGCGCAGAGAACTTGGGGTCTGACTTGATGGCGGAGGCGAAAGCTGAGGAAGTGAAGACTCAAGATGGCCCCGTCTTCTCCGTCGCAGTGGATGAGGAGgtggtggggaaggaaggagcGAAGGAGGAGGAAGCAATGGAGCAGGGAATGGAGGTGGAGGAGAGGCCAGTCggtgaagaaatagaaattgtgGAGAACAGAGTGGTGGAGGAGGCGGGGCACCGGCCTCTGCGTATGGATCTCCACATGAACCCGCTGGAGGCAATCCAGCTGGAACTGGACACTGTGAACGCTCAGGCTGACCGGGCCTTTCAACAACTAGAGCATAAATTCGGGTGGATGCATCGACACTACCTGGAGCGGAGGAACTACATCATTCAGAATATCCCGGGCTTCTGGGTCACTGCCTTTCGGAACCACCCCCAGTTGTCTCCCATGATTAGAGGCCAAGATGCAGAGATGTTAAGATACATAACTAATTTGGAGGTGAAGGAGCTCAGACACCCGCGAACAGGCTGCAAGTTCAAGTTCTTCTTTCGGAGAAACCCGTATTTTCGAAACCAGCTGATTGTCAAAGAATATGAGGTCAGAGCCTCTGGCCGAGTAGTGTCTCTTTCCACTCCAATCATATGGCGTCGGGGCCATGAACCCCAGTCCTTCATTCGCAGGAACCAAGAGGTCGTGTGCAATTTCTTCACCTGGTTTTCAGACCACAGCCTTCCAGAGTCTGACAGGATTGCTGAAATTATCAAAGAGGACCTGTGGCCAGATCCACTGCAATACTACCTGCTGCGTGAAGGAGTCCGTAGAGCCAGACGTCGCCCAGTAAGGGAGCCCGTGGAAATCCCCAGGCCCTTTGGGTTCCAGTCTGGTTAA